A genome region from Anopheles stephensi strain Indian chromosome 2, UCI_ANSTEP_V1.0, whole genome shotgun sequence includes the following:
- the LOC118502834 gene encoding nascent polypeptide-associated complex subunit alpha, muscle-specific form isoform X1, which yields MASNAPPTGGKSDTSRKPPVIKNPLLSSQVTGLTLDDFAPVAVLQPAAPLPTIVKEPSESTVPTKPAIFSSQQLVTGTVPELPQDTDSFSEIDLTATNDPQTFAQPPTIDYNPLQDLEDTDGRAGTGGGSQFGDSGEPSAASYLQQTSALTAQFAAQLPNVASTVFSTFSRVIKGSSPAPPSSLAGSAHANDHPSVYGAQPELQSTPNNPYELLPPPSAASLVPLINSSACDPSALYPPTAVAPDHSPHLGAQSSAAAQSPPPPPPTFYNPEQVPSAQPPPTAPGLSNTYRLGGSKKKTYAHIPGLSTTAHSAGPSAAPPLPTGTVPPVTLPPGPPSSAVPTSLQPATTVPPVVTFPPVSTDIGVSYSSSSQLTESANQVAEEPPKSKPSLLSYLPNSILEKLPKPGVGSDKKEEPSPPIGGISSGSIVDQFVDVNATLPAASVAPPPLNSASFFAPPPVVEFTQQPPGVLQPQASSLFATPAPELGVEASTIATPSPAAPPPAFFSPAQIPTVRNAPVGVSSAKSNPYSSSRVAGGVGRYKNPLAPIVPPAAGSVFLPNQPPPLAGGQPGKLLPEEPTLPAVGPLPSVFSPQIVPAPPQVPITPVSIFNPTSTVPVASDKQQELQQSTFGWDPKIQESGGVQAAPAPVPAHQEPVTPQLVPTNLGRDSQLFPASSIIPDASVPGVNADHKPSFSGSFFNPYAAPKEQVDGPSPVQQPITVIEPSFYKPENVSIVTSTATTASFPQYSVPLSSADTVRKQFATFGIGGTSTVEALPTSIPSFLGTGPAPPIVGSSKPIVDSRSKSSENVLSSPPRPNSQLSEPAAIFPGSVPPADIFLPDLSGPLQTQQKERLSAAVAPTQDTNGNNLSNFFAGSTAPVTVPVGQQFEESLTNANPILPAATTVFATQTPEPTPAINPVDFFNSNTLVSQETTTESSIKTGQTISSVPLFNFFGRTTEPAAPTPPVATPASGVVAPVEKPSVPVVTLDPANENQPDSAKEAIAITDQAVSPSSVSNVSSFSNLNDRYEEEQGDQEAARIENASNEPIFSSDNLFDFKSSAYRDGGLYSRDTNRTYDTYDGSSSMAAMATTSVGAQDGTTTNTGTSIAESSTTNIAYRPTYNHWFYRREVEGKSVWSPFTMADSMALEDGWTTLVASGDGEPENDSNPSPVIVHTDGGRYDVSIKERTRTPVYWKGPANEVRRCSWFYKTVDSRFVPYEEEVADLLEREYKEAATTGEWHRRVTIPNGETVVFHGPSVIVHFLQTQNPDTWGGGSSPVPSTTNRPRVVKRGIDEFNIDDDEPEKIDHLLFMVHGIGEACDLRFRRVEEVVDEFRSISAQLVQSHYRSSFDRGDVGRVEILPISWHDDLHSEESGVDEKLKSITLPSIPKLRHFTNDTLLDVLFYTSPMFCQSIIDAVGKSLNRLYAMFCQRNPTFSGRVSLAGHSLGSLILFDLLCHQKRVEQRQPSEPENSENPDDDSVSPLTPHHAVAKHRPLVRKCSQQINYEVGPAGTGQPYITYPQLMFQPKMFFALGSPIGMFVTIRGIDALGLDFKLPTCDGFFNIFHPYDPVAYRIEALVNPELSTLAPVLIPHHKGRKRMHLELKETVMRVGNDLRQRVTDVFRNTLDTVYALTAMGTRPDSKAIQKEVDKVLQDQLKFEATGSTSNLSGTSDVDSGETNLPLGKLNQSRRVDYVLQEAPFEFINEYLFALTSHVCYWDSEDTMLFLMKEIYSSLGVQTDHQVPQQTMTIERPMAGTSPVAGASSCSLNSNYNLFPHDVQPSREGPDNRL from the exons TTCCTACCAAACCGGCCATCTTTAGCTCCCAGCAGCTGGTGACTGGTACCGTTCCGGAGCTACCACAGGACACGGACAGTTTCAGTGAGATCGATCTGACCGCAACGAACGATCCGCAAACCTTCGCCCAACCGCCCACGATCGATTACAATCCGCTGCAGGATTTGGAAGATACGGACGGACGGGCGGGCACCGGTGGTGGCAGCCAGTTCGGAGACAGCGGCGAACCGTCGGCAGCATCGTATTTGCAGCAAACGTCGGCACTGACCGCCCAGTTTGCCGCACAACTGCCGAACGTCGCGTCAACGGTATTCTCGACCTTCAGCCGTGTCATCAAGGGCAGCTCGCCGgccccaccatcatcattagcTGGGTCCGCGCACGCTAACGATCACCCGTCGGTGTACGGTGCGCAGCCGGAATTGCAAAGTACGCCCAACAATCCATACGAGCTACTACCACCGCCATCGGCAGCGTCGTTAGTGCCATTAATAAATTCATCCGCGTGCGACCCATCCGCGCTCTATCCGCCGACCGCGGTCGCACCGGACCATAGTCCACATTTGGGGGCGCAATCATCTGCAGCAGCACAGtcacctccaccaccgccaccaacgTTCTACAACCCGGAACAGGTGCCATCGGCGCAACCACCGCCAACCGCGCCCGGCTTATCAAACACGTACCGATTAGGTGgaagcaagaagaaaacgTATGCTCATATTCCCGGGCTAAGCACCACCGCCCACTCTGCAGGCCCGTCTGCCGCACCACCGTTGCCTACTGGGACGGTACCACCTGTGACACTACCACCAGGGCCACCGTCTTCGGCGGTACCAACATCGTTGCAACCTGCTACGACGGTGCCACCTGTGGTGACATTTCCGCCAGTATCAACCGATATCGGTGTATCGTATTCATCATCCAGCCAGCTAACGGAATCGGCTAATCAAGTTGCGGAAGAACCTCCGAAAAGCAAACCGTCTCTTTTGAGCTACCTTCCGAACAGCATCCTTGAGaagcttcccaaaccgggcgTCGGAAGTGATAAGAAGGAAGAACCATCACCACCCATCGGTGGAATATCAAGTGGTTCGATCGTCGATCAGTTTGTCGATGTCAACGCTACACTACCGGCAGCATCAGTCGCTCCACCACCGTTGAACAGTGCATCGTTCTTTGCGCCACCGCCGGTGGTTGAATTCACACAGCAACCGCCAGGTGTTTTGCAGCCACAGGCTAGTTCCTTGTTTGCAACACCCGCTCCTGAGCTAGGCGTTGAAGCGTCGACAATTGCAACTCCATCGCCAGCAGCTCCACCGCCCGCATTTTTCTCGCCAGCTCAAATACCAACCGTTCGTAACGCGCCAGTAGGCGTCAGTTCGGCGAAGAGCAATCCGTACAGTTCATCGCGTGTTGCGGGAGGTGTTGGACGGTACAAGAACCCACTCGCACCGATTGTTCCACCTGCTGCTGGATCGGTATTTTTACCCAATCAACCACCACCGTTAGCCGGTGGACAACCGGGCAAGCTACTTCCTGAAGAACCGACGCTTCCAGCAGTTGGTCCTCTGCCGAGCGTTTTTTCGCCTCAAATAGTTCCTGCACCGCCGCAGGTACCGATAACTCCGGTCTCTATTTTCAATCCCACTTCAACAGTTCCGGTAGCATCGGATAAGCAGCAAGAACTTCAGCAGTCTACATTTGGTTGGGATCCAAAGATACAGGAAAGCGGTGGTGTACAAGCTGCACCAGCTCCAGTTCCTGCACACCAAGAACCGGTGACGCCCCAATTGGTTCCAACAAATCTAGGACGCGATTCACAGCTTTTTCCAGCATCGAGTATCATTCCTGATGCGTCAGTTCCGGGAGTAAATGCTGACCATAAACCATCGTTTTCGGGATCATTTTTCAATCCGTACGCTGCACCGAAAGAGCAAGTGGACGGTCCTTCGCCTGTCCAACAACCGATCACTGTAATAGAGCCTTCGTTTTACAAACCGGAAAACGTTTCCATTGTGACATCAACGGCAACCACTGCCAGTTTCCCACAATATTCCGTTCCGCTGAGCAGTGCTGATACGGTGCGAAAGCAATTCGCTACGTTCGGTATTGGTGGAACTTCGACCGTCGAAGCGTTGCCAACGTCCATCCCATCGTTCCTTGGAACCGGTCCAGCTCCACCGATCGTCGGCAGCTCAAAACCGATCGTAGATAGTCGCTCAAAATCGAGCGAAAACGTCCTTTCGTCACCACCACGACCAAACTCTCAGCTCAGCGAACCGGCAGCAATCTTCCCTGGTTCTGTGCCTCCGGCAGACATTTTCCTACCGGATCTTTCCGGACCGCTACAAACACAGCAGAAGGAAAGGCTCAGTGCAGCGGTAGCACCAACACAGGATACGAACGGCAATAATTTGTCCAACTTTTTTGCTGGCAGCACTGCACCCGTAACTGTTCCGGTGGGGCAACAGTTTGAAGAATCGTTAACCAACGCAAATCCGATATTGCCCGCTGCAACGACGGTGTTTGCTACTCAAACGCCCGAACCAACACCAGCTATAAATCCGGTTGATTTCTTCAACAGCAATACGCTCGTTTCGCAGGAAACCACCACAGAGAGTTCAATCAAAACGGGTCAGACAATTTCATCCGTGCCTTTGTTTAACTTTTTCGGCCGTACTACCGAACCGGCTGCTCCTACTCCTCCGGTAGCGACACCAGCTAGTGGTGTAGTAGCTCCAGTCGAAAAGCCATCAGTTCCGGTAGTTACTTTAGATCCGGCCAACGAGAACCAACCGGATTCGGCGAAAGAGGCGATCGCTATCACCGATCAAGCTGTCTCACCATCTTCCGTATCGAACGTTAGCAGTTTTAGCAACCTAAACGATCGTTACGAAGAGGAGCAAGGTGACCAGGAAGCGGCTCGCATTGAGAACGCTTCCAACGAACCCATATTCAGTAGCGATAATCTGTTCGATTTTAAGTCGTCCGCCTATCGGGACGGTGGACTTTACTCGCGGGATACCAACCGTACCTACGACACGTACgacggaagcagcagcatggcAGCGATGGCTACCACAAGTGTCGGTGCACAGGATGGCACCACGACGAACACCGGCACATCGATAGCGGAATCGAGCACCACCAATATCGCCTACCGTCCGACATACAATCACTGGTTTTATCGGCGCGAGGTGGAAGGCAAAAGTGTATGGTCACCGTTCACCATGGCCGATTCGATGGCACTCGAGGACGGGTGGACGACGCTGGTGGCAAGTGGGGACGGTGAGCCGGAAAACGACAGCAATCCGTCGCCGGTGATTGTCCACACCGACGGTGGACGGTACGATGTATCGATCAAGGAACGGACCCGCACTCCGGTGTACTGGAAGGGTCCGGCGAACGAGGTTCGCCGATGCTCGTGGTTCTACAAAACGGTTGACTCGCGGTTCGTACCGTACGAGGAGGAGGTGGCCGATCTGCTCGAACGAGAGTACAAGGAAGCGGCCACCACGGGCGAATGGCACCGGCGTGTTACGATCCCGAACGGTGAAACGGTCGTGTTTCATGGACCGTCCGTTATCGTGCACTTCCTGCAGACACAAAATCCGGACACTTGGGGCGGTGGTAGCTCTCCGGTTCCCTCCACCACGAACCGGCCGCGGGTGGTGAAGCGTGGCATCGACGAGTTTAACATTGACGACGATGAGCCGGAAAAGATCGATCATTTGCTGTTCATGGTGCACGGTATCGGTGAGGCTTGTGATTTGCGGTTCCGGCGCGTTGAGGAGGTAGTGGACGAGTTCCGAAGCATTTCGGCCCAGCTAGTGCAAAGCCACTACCGCTCGTCGTTCGATCGGGGTGATGTGGGACGTGTCGAGATTCTACCGATCTCCTGGCACGATGATCTCCACTCGGAAGAGTCCGGTGTGGACGAGAAGCTAAAGTCGATCACGCTTCCCTCGATCCCGAAGTTGCGCCACTTTACGAACGATACGCTGCTGGACGTACTGTTCTACACCAGTCCAATGTTCTGCCAGAGCATTATCGACGCGGTGGGCAAATCGTTGAACCGGCTGTATGCGATGTTCTGCCAGCGCAATCCAACGTTTAGCGGGCGCGTTTCGTTGGCGGGCCATTCGCTTGGCTCGCTGATTCTGTTCGATCTGCTGTGCCACCAGAAGCGGGTGGAACAGAGGCAACCGAGCGAGCCGGAAAATTCG GAGAACCCAGATGATGATTCTGTATCGCCGCTCACACCACACCATGccgtcgccaagcatcggcCACTGGTGCGCAAGTGCTCGCAGCAAATCAACTACGAAGTGGGACCAGCCGGTACCGGCCAACCGTACATCACCTACCCGCAGCTAATGTTTCAACCAAAAATGTTTTTCGCACTCGGCTCACCGATCGGCATGTTCGTGACGATACGCGGAATCGATGCGCTGGGCCTGGACTTTAAGCTACCGACGTGCGACGGGTTCTTTAACATCTTTCATCCGTACGATCCGGTGGCGTACCGTATCGAAGCCCTCGTCAACCCGGAACTGAGCACTCTGGCGCCGGTACTGATTCCCCACCACAAAGGCCGCAAACGGATGCATCTGGAGCTGAAGGAGACGGTGATGCGGGTCGGTAACGATTTGCGACAACGCGTAACGGACGTGTTCCGCAACACGCTGGACACGGTGTATGCGCTGACGGCGATGGGCACACGGCCGGACTCGAAAGCGATACAAAAGGAGGTCGATAAGGTGTTGCAGGATCAGTTGAAGTTTGAAGCAACCGGGTCGACCTCGAACCTGTCCGGAACGAGCGATGTCGATAGTGGCGAGACGAACCTTCCGCTGGGAAAGCTTAACCAATCGCGGCGTGTCGATTACGTGCTGCAGGAGGCACCGTTTGAATTCATCAACGAGTACTTGTTTGCGTTGACTAGTCATGTGTGTTACTG GGACTCCGAGGACACGATGCTATTTCTGATGAAGGAAATCTACAGCAGTCTTGGCGTACAGACGGACCATCAAGTTCCGCAGCAGACGATGACGATCGAGCGACCAATGGCCGGCACCAGCCCGGTCGCGGGCGCTTCGTCCTGCTCGTTAAATAGCAACTACAATCTTTTCCCACACGACGTGCAGCCGTCCCGCGAGGGTCCCGACAACCGGCTATAG
- the LOC118502834 gene encoding uncharacterized protein LOC118502834 isoform X2, with the protein MVQGCHRGTPTVCGLRDARPVTVPTKPAIFSSQQLVTGTVPELPQDTDSFSEIDLTATNDPQTFAQPPTIDYNPLQDLEDTDGRAGTGGGSQFGDSGEPSAASYLQQTSALTAQFAAQLPNVASTVFSTFSRVIKGSSPAPPSSLAGSAHANDHPSVYGAQPELQSTPNNPYELLPPPSAASLVPLINSSACDPSALYPPTAVAPDHSPHLGAQSSAAAQSPPPPPPTFYNPEQVPSAQPPPTAPGLSNTYRLGGSKKKTYAHIPGLSTTAHSAGPSAAPPLPTGTVPPVTLPPGPPSSAVPTSLQPATTVPPVVTFPPVSTDIGVSYSSSSQLTESANQVAEEPPKSKPSLLSYLPNSILEKLPKPGVGSDKKEEPSPPIGGISSGSIVDQFVDVNATLPAASVAPPPLNSASFFAPPPVVEFTQQPPGVLQPQASSLFATPAPELGVEASTIATPSPAAPPPAFFSPAQIPTVRNAPVGVSSAKSNPYSSSRVAGGVGRYKNPLAPIVPPAAGSVFLPNQPPPLAGGQPGKLLPEEPTLPAVGPLPSVFSPQIVPAPPQVPITPVSIFNPTSTVPVASDKQQELQQSTFGWDPKIQESGGVQAAPAPVPAHQEPVTPQLVPTNLGRDSQLFPASSIIPDASVPGVNADHKPSFSGSFFNPYAAPKEQVDGPSPVQQPITVIEPSFYKPENVSIVTSTATTASFPQYSVPLSSADTVRKQFATFGIGGTSTVEALPTSIPSFLGTGPAPPIVGSSKPIVDSRSKSSENVLSSPPRPNSQLSEPAAIFPGSVPPADIFLPDLSGPLQTQQKERLSAAVAPTQDTNGNNLSNFFAGSTAPVTVPVGQQFEESLTNANPILPAATTVFATQTPEPTPAINPVDFFNSNTLVSQETTTESSIKTGQTISSVPLFNFFGRTTEPAAPTPPVATPASGVVAPVEKPSVPVVTLDPANENQPDSAKEAIAITDQAVSPSSVSNVSSFSNLNDRYEEEQGDQEAARIENASNEPIFSSDNLFDFKSSAYRDGGLYSRDTNRTYDTYDGSSSMAAMATTSVGAQDGTTTNTGTSIAESSTTNIAYRPTYNHWFYRREVEGKSVWSPFTMADSMALEDGWTTLVASGDGEPENDSNPSPVIVHTDGGRYDVSIKERTRTPVYWKGPANEVRRCSWFYKTVDSRFVPYEEEVADLLEREYKEAATTGEWHRRVTIPNGETVVFHGPSVIVHFLQTQNPDTWGGGSSPVPSTTNRPRVVKRGIDEFNIDDDEPEKIDHLLFMVHGIGEACDLRFRRVEEVVDEFRSISAQLVQSHYRSSFDRGDVGRVEILPISWHDDLHSEESGVDEKLKSITLPSIPKLRHFTNDTLLDVLFYTSPMFCQSIIDAVGKSLNRLYAMFCQRNPTFSGRVSLAGHSLGSLILFDLLCHQKRVEQRQPSEPENSENPDDDSVSPLTPHHAVAKHRPLVRKCSQQINYEVGPAGTGQPYITYPQLMFQPKMFFALGSPIGMFVTIRGIDALGLDFKLPTCDGFFNIFHPYDPVAYRIEALVNPELSTLAPVLIPHHKGRKRMHLELKETVMRVGNDLRQRVTDVFRNTLDTVYALTAMGTRPDSKAIQKEVDKVLQDQLKFEATGSTSNLSGTSDVDSGETNLPLGKLNQSRRVDYVLQEAPFEFINEYLFALTSHVCYWDSEDTMLFLMKEIYSSLGVQTDHQVPQQTMTIERPMAGTSPVAGASSCSLNSNYNLFPHDVQPSREGPDNRL; encoded by the exons TTCCTACCAAACCGGCCATCTTTAGCTCCCAGCAGCTGGTGACTGGTACCGTTCCGGAGCTACCACAGGACACGGACAGTTTCAGTGAGATCGATCTGACCGCAACGAACGATCCGCAAACCTTCGCCCAACCGCCCACGATCGATTACAATCCGCTGCAGGATTTGGAAGATACGGACGGACGGGCGGGCACCGGTGGTGGCAGCCAGTTCGGAGACAGCGGCGAACCGTCGGCAGCATCGTATTTGCAGCAAACGTCGGCACTGACCGCCCAGTTTGCCGCACAACTGCCGAACGTCGCGTCAACGGTATTCTCGACCTTCAGCCGTGTCATCAAGGGCAGCTCGCCGgccccaccatcatcattagcTGGGTCCGCGCACGCTAACGATCACCCGTCGGTGTACGGTGCGCAGCCGGAATTGCAAAGTACGCCCAACAATCCATACGAGCTACTACCACCGCCATCGGCAGCGTCGTTAGTGCCATTAATAAATTCATCCGCGTGCGACCCATCCGCGCTCTATCCGCCGACCGCGGTCGCACCGGACCATAGTCCACATTTGGGGGCGCAATCATCTGCAGCAGCACAGtcacctccaccaccgccaccaacgTTCTACAACCCGGAACAGGTGCCATCGGCGCAACCACCGCCAACCGCGCCCGGCTTATCAAACACGTACCGATTAGGTGgaagcaagaagaaaacgTATGCTCATATTCCCGGGCTAAGCACCACCGCCCACTCTGCAGGCCCGTCTGCCGCACCACCGTTGCCTACTGGGACGGTACCACCTGTGACACTACCACCAGGGCCACCGTCTTCGGCGGTACCAACATCGTTGCAACCTGCTACGACGGTGCCACCTGTGGTGACATTTCCGCCAGTATCAACCGATATCGGTGTATCGTATTCATCATCCAGCCAGCTAACGGAATCGGCTAATCAAGTTGCGGAAGAACCTCCGAAAAGCAAACCGTCTCTTTTGAGCTACCTTCCGAACAGCATCCTTGAGaagcttcccaaaccgggcgTCGGAAGTGATAAGAAGGAAGAACCATCACCACCCATCGGTGGAATATCAAGTGGTTCGATCGTCGATCAGTTTGTCGATGTCAACGCTACACTACCGGCAGCATCAGTCGCTCCACCACCGTTGAACAGTGCATCGTTCTTTGCGCCACCGCCGGTGGTTGAATTCACACAGCAACCGCCAGGTGTTTTGCAGCCACAGGCTAGTTCCTTGTTTGCAACACCCGCTCCTGAGCTAGGCGTTGAAGCGTCGACAATTGCAACTCCATCGCCAGCAGCTCCACCGCCCGCATTTTTCTCGCCAGCTCAAATACCAACCGTTCGTAACGCGCCAGTAGGCGTCAGTTCGGCGAAGAGCAATCCGTACAGTTCATCGCGTGTTGCGGGAGGTGTTGGACGGTACAAGAACCCACTCGCACCGATTGTTCCACCTGCTGCTGGATCGGTATTTTTACCCAATCAACCACCACCGTTAGCCGGTGGACAACCGGGCAAGCTACTTCCTGAAGAACCGACGCTTCCAGCAGTTGGTCCTCTGCCGAGCGTTTTTTCGCCTCAAATAGTTCCTGCACCGCCGCAGGTACCGATAACTCCGGTCTCTATTTTCAATCCCACTTCAACAGTTCCGGTAGCATCGGATAAGCAGCAAGAACTTCAGCAGTCTACATTTGGTTGGGATCCAAAGATACAGGAAAGCGGTGGTGTACAAGCTGCACCAGCTCCAGTTCCTGCACACCAAGAACCGGTGACGCCCCAATTGGTTCCAACAAATCTAGGACGCGATTCACAGCTTTTTCCAGCATCGAGTATCATTCCTGATGCGTCAGTTCCGGGAGTAAATGCTGACCATAAACCATCGTTTTCGGGATCATTTTTCAATCCGTACGCTGCACCGAAAGAGCAAGTGGACGGTCCTTCGCCTGTCCAACAACCGATCACTGTAATAGAGCCTTCGTTTTACAAACCGGAAAACGTTTCCATTGTGACATCAACGGCAACCACTGCCAGTTTCCCACAATATTCCGTTCCGCTGAGCAGTGCTGATACGGTGCGAAAGCAATTCGCTACGTTCGGTATTGGTGGAACTTCGACCGTCGAAGCGTTGCCAACGTCCATCCCATCGTTCCTTGGAACCGGTCCAGCTCCACCGATCGTCGGCAGCTCAAAACCGATCGTAGATAGTCGCTCAAAATCGAGCGAAAACGTCCTTTCGTCACCACCACGACCAAACTCTCAGCTCAGCGAACCGGCAGCAATCTTCCCTGGTTCTGTGCCTCCGGCAGACATTTTCCTACCGGATCTTTCCGGACCGCTACAAACACAGCAGAAGGAAAGGCTCAGTGCAGCGGTAGCACCAACACAGGATACGAACGGCAATAATTTGTCCAACTTTTTTGCTGGCAGCACTGCACCCGTAACTGTTCCGGTGGGGCAACAGTTTGAAGAATCGTTAACCAACGCAAATCCGATATTGCCCGCTGCAACGACGGTGTTTGCTACTCAAACGCCCGAACCAACACCAGCTATAAATCCGGTTGATTTCTTCAACAGCAATACGCTCGTTTCGCAGGAAACCACCACAGAGAGTTCAATCAAAACGGGTCAGACAATTTCATCCGTGCCTTTGTTTAACTTTTTCGGCCGTACTACCGAACCGGCTGCTCCTACTCCTCCGGTAGCGACACCAGCTAGTGGTGTAGTAGCTCCAGTCGAAAAGCCATCAGTTCCGGTAGTTACTTTAGATCCGGCCAACGAGAACCAACCGGATTCGGCGAAAGAGGCGATCGCTATCACCGATCAAGCTGTCTCACCATCTTCCGTATCGAACGTTAGCAGTTTTAGCAACCTAAACGATCGTTACGAAGAGGAGCAAGGTGACCAGGAAGCGGCTCGCATTGAGAACGCTTCCAACGAACCCATATTCAGTAGCGATAATCTGTTCGATTTTAAGTCGTCCGCCTATCGGGACGGTGGACTTTACTCGCGGGATACCAACCGTACCTACGACACGTACgacggaagcagcagcatggcAGCGATGGCTACCACAAGTGTCGGTGCACAGGATGGCACCACGACGAACACCGGCACATCGATAGCGGAATCGAGCACCACCAATATCGCCTACCGTCCGACATACAATCACTGGTTTTATCGGCGCGAGGTGGAAGGCAAAAGTGTATGGTCACCGTTCACCATGGCCGATTCGATGGCACTCGAGGACGGGTGGACGACGCTGGTGGCAAGTGGGGACGGTGAGCCGGAAAACGACAGCAATCCGTCGCCGGTGATTGTCCACACCGACGGTGGACGGTACGATGTATCGATCAAGGAACGGACCCGCACTCCGGTGTACTGGAAGGGTCCGGCGAACGAGGTTCGCCGATGCTCGTGGTTCTACAAAACGGTTGACTCGCGGTTCGTACCGTACGAGGAGGAGGTGGCCGATCTGCTCGAACGAGAGTACAAGGAAGCGGCCACCACGGGCGAATGGCACCGGCGTGTTACGATCCCGAACGGTGAAACGGTCGTGTTTCATGGACCGTCCGTTATCGTGCACTTCCTGCAGACACAAAATCCGGACACTTGGGGCGGTGGTAGCTCTCCGGTTCCCTCCACCACGAACCGGCCGCGGGTGGTGAAGCGTGGCATCGACGAGTTTAACATTGACGACGATGAGCCGGAAAAGATCGATCATTTGCTGTTCATGGTGCACGGTATCGGTGAGGCTTGTGATTTGCGGTTCCGGCGCGTTGAGGAGGTAGTGGACGAGTTCCGAAGCATTTCGGCCCAGCTAGTGCAAAGCCACTACCGCTCGTCGTTCGATCGGGGTGATGTGGGACGTGTCGAGATTCTACCGATCTCCTGGCACGATGATCTCCACTCGGAAGAGTCCGGTGTGGACGAGAAGCTAAAGTCGATCACGCTTCCCTCGATCCCGAAGTTGCGCCACTTTACGAACGATACGCTGCTGGACGTACTGTTCTACACCAGTCCAATGTTCTGCCAGAGCATTATCGACGCGGTGGGCAAATCGTTGAACCGGCTGTATGCGATGTTCTGCCAGCGCAATCCAACGTTTAGCGGGCGCGTTTCGTTGGCGGGCCATTCGCTTGGCTCGCTGATTCTGTTCGATCTGCTGTGCCACCAGAAGCGGGTGGAACAGAGGCAACCGAGCGAGCCGGAAAATTCG GAGAACCCAGATGATGATTCTGTATCGCCGCTCACACCACACCATGccgtcgccaagcatcggcCACTGGTGCGCAAGTGCTCGCAGCAAATCAACTACGAAGTGGGACCAGCCGGTACCGGCCAACCGTACATCACCTACCCGCAGCTAATGTTTCAACCAAAAATGTTTTTCGCACTCGGCTCACCGATCGGCATGTTCGTGACGATACGCGGAATCGATGCGCTGGGCCTGGACTTTAAGCTACCGACGTGCGACGGGTTCTTTAACATCTTTCATCCGTACGATCCGGTGGCGTACCGTATCGAAGCCCTCGTCAACCCGGAACTGAGCACTCTGGCGCCGGTACTGATTCCCCACCACAAAGGCCGCAAACGGATGCATCTGGAGCTGAAGGAGACGGTGATGCGGGTCGGTAACGATTTGCGACAACGCGTAACGGACGTGTTCCGCAACACGCTGGACACGGTGTATGCGCTGACGGCGATGGGCACACGGCCGGACTCGAAAGCGATACAAAAGGAGGTCGATAAGGTGTTGCAGGATCAGTTGAAGTTTGAAGCAACCGGGTCGACCTCGAACCTGTCCGGAACGAGCGATGTCGATAGTGGCGAGACGAACCTTCCGCTGGGAAAGCTTAACCAATCGCGGCGTGTCGATTACGTGCTGCAGGAGGCACCGTTTGAATTCATCAACGAGTACTTGTTTGCGTTGACTAGTCATGTGTGTTACTG GGACTCCGAGGACACGATGCTATTTCTGATGAAGGAAATCTACAGCAGTCTTGGCGTACAGACGGACCATCAAGTTCCGCAGCAGACGATGACGATCGAGCGACCAATGGCCGGCACCAGCCCGGTCGCGGGCGCTTCGTCCTGCTCGTTAAATAGCAACTACAATCTTTTCCCACACGACGTGCAGCCGTCCCGCGAGGGTCCCGACAACCGGCTATAG